The following proteins are co-located in the Xiphophorus maculatus strain JP 163 A chromosome 8, X_maculatus-5.0-male, whole genome shotgun sequence genome:
- the LOC102228493 gene encoding uncharacterized protein LOC102228493 has protein sequence MDRRAPNRSGCPAIYQKETTKTNFGTVTRVTVGRKQLNKPNKTILLVGEKGAGKSALINALFNYTMGVKWQDKVWYQIIEDGGQSPTSDVIMYEIFDSKNKTLPYSLTIVDTPGYRDTDGLRHDVIINQKLFDLFRLEDGIQEVHAVGVVMKATETKMSDQLSYVSDSVMSLFGKSLEKNTVALVTHSDRTTPSISLKGLQAGGSQCPYFIFNNRQYEARTEKTSTDLEEAWRLTERGMSQFTAFLQKVSAQQLQVTVSFNSFIRLTASIQNLQEKIKLTELKQKEIKQIQEAMKKHKEEAKFNKKLIVEVDEAYKDKELIEGETSFFKSAVCCTVCEENCHYPGCTMALSPEECEVMHLTSCTICSGRCSASKHVKGNWRYVTKTRKVQRTKEELKQRYFKSNSDTKETKLTEALVQEMEQLNRKKGTWIEKSYQCAIRLDPTLLKVNSVSTYINLDFLIKKIKDDGNTEKVHKLEMIDSQMDGGAKSVIGCKVDSTSIQHIISNSDVISSETLVIYQLKTRKETAETLTRVTFGKKKQNKPNKTILLVGETGAGKSTLINALVNYAMGVTFEDKVWFQIIEDENRSQTESQTSDVIVYQLFGFEGKTLPFSLTIIDTPGYGDTRGIEHDVIVSERLFELFRSENGIHELHAVGLVVKSSVNRLSDRLKYIFDSVMSQFGKDIEKNIVALVTHSNGRRPKDLLQALNAAKIKCARDEKEQPVYFLFNNCRYKERTEGEFLESADKIAMKGLSGFTAFLEKTAPQKLDMTLDVLNERIRLSACIQNLEERIRLSELKEAEIKQIKEALEIHEEKKQKNEKFAVEIHEAYKEKEEIEGEMWLMTLIKGAVCCTVCEENCHYSGCTKLPKDCEVMKDGRCTVCSLKCPVATHVKGKWRYVTKTRKVQRNMEDIRKRSKIQRHLNFLESIKSEITDLKAEKSNLLEESFQHVVNLEQIALKVNSVSTFVHLDFLIDKMKENGDTEKAQKLEEIKKKGDEGTGSILKYIWGKIKIK, from the exons ATGGACAGAAG GGCACCAAACCGCTCAGGATGTCCTGCCATCTACCAGAAGGAAACCACAAAAACTAACTTTGGGACAGTGACCAGAGTCACCGTTGGTAGAAAACAACTgaacaaaccaaataaaaccattttactTGTTGGTGAAAAAGGAGCAGGAAAGTCTGCTCTGATCAACGCTCTGTTCAACTACACCATGGGAGTGAAGTGGCAGGATAAGGTCTGGTATCAGATCATAGAAGATGGAGGTCAAAGTCCAACATCAGATGTCATCATGTATGAGATCTTTGATTCTAAGAATAAAACTTTGCCCTACTCTCTCACCATCGTTGACACGCCTGGTTATAGAGACACAGATGGACTTCGACATGATGTCATCATTAATCAaaaattgtttgatttgtttcGGTTAGAAGACGGGATCCAAGAGGTTCATGCGGTTGGTGTGGTGATGAAAGCAACAGAAACGAAAATGAGTGACCAACTGTCATACGTCTCTGATTCAGTGATGTCTCTGTTTGGAAAAAGCTTGGAGAAAAACACAGTGGCACTCGTTACTCACTCAGATAGAACAACACCTAGCATTTCTCTCAAGGGTCTTCAGGCTGGAGGAAGTCAATGTCCTTACTTCATATTCAATAATCGTCAGTATGAGGCCCGGACAGAGAAAACTAGCACAGATCTGGAAGAAGCATGGAGACTGACAGAGAGGGGAATGAGCCAGTTCACAGCTTTTCTTCAAAAGGTCTCAGCTCAGCAGCTGCAGGTAACAGTCAGCTTTAACTCATTCATCAGACTGACAGCCTCCATCCAAAACCTGCAAGAGAAAATCAAactaactgaactgaaacagaaagaaatcaaaCAGATTCAAGAAGCTatgaagaaacacaaagaagagGCGAAGTTTAACAAGAAATTAATTGTGGAGGTAGACGAAGCctacaaagataaagaacttaTTGAAGGTGAGACGTCATTCTTTAAATCAGCTGTCTGCTGCACCGTCTGTGAGGAGAACTGCCACTATCCTGGATGTACGATGGCCCTGAGCCCTGAAGAGTGTGAGGTCATGCATTTAACATCCTGCACCATTTGTTCTGGGAGATGTTCTGCATCAAAACATGTTAAAGGCAACTGGAGGTATGTGACCAAGACAAGAAAAGTTCAGAGAACCAAGGaggaattaaaacaaagatatttcaAGAGTAATTCAGACACAAAGGAGACAAAACTTACAGAAGCTCTAGTACAGGAAATGGAACAACTGAACAGAAAGAAGGGAACTTGGATAGAAAAGTCGTATCAATGTGCCATCAGATTGGATCCAACTCTCCTCAAAGTGAATTCAGTTTCCACATACATCAATTTGGACTTCCTGATCAAGAAGATAAAGGATGACGGAAACACAGAGAAGGTCCATAAATTAGAAATGATAGACAGCCAGATGGATGGAGGAGCCAAATCAGTCATCGGATGCAA GGTTGACAGCACATCCATACAACATATAATCTCtaacagtgatgtcatcagctcAGAAACTCTGGTTATCTACCagcttaaaacaagaaaagagacTGCTGAGACCCTGACCAGAGTGACCTTTGgtaagaaaaaacagaacaagccAAATAAAACCATCCTGCTTGTTGGTGAAACAGGAGCAGGGAAATCTACTCTGATAAACGCCCTGGTCAACTACGCCATGGGAGTGACATTTGAAGATAAAGTCTGGTTTCAGATCATAGAAGATGAGAACAGAAGTCAGACAGAAAGCCAGACATCAGATGTGATTGTGTACCAGCTCTTTGGTTTTGAAGGTAAAACTCTGCCCTTCTCTCTGACCATCATCGATACTCCTGGATATGGAGACACTAGAGGGATTGAACATGATGTCATTGTCAGTGAAAGATTATTTGAATTGTTTCGATCAGAAAATGGTATTCACGAACTTCATGCGGTGGGTCTGGTGGTGAAGTCGAGCGTGAATCGTCTGAGTGACCGACTGAAGTACATCTTTGATTCAGTGATGTCTCAGTTTGGAAAAGACATTGAGAAAAACATTGTAGCTCTGGTCACTCACTCCAATGGAAGAAGACCAAAGGACTTGCTTCAAGCTCTCAATGCTGCCAAGATTAAATGTGCCAGAGATGAGAAGGAGCAACCTGTTTACTTCCTTTTCAATAACTGCCGATATAAAGAACGGACGGAGGGAGAGTTTCTTGAAAGTGCTGACAAAATAGCAATGAAAGGTCTGAGTGGCTTTACTGCCTTTCTGGAAAAAACTGCACCTCAAAAACTAGACATGACTTTAGATGTTCTCAATGAACGGATCAGATTGTCCGCCTGCATCCAGAACCTGGAGGAAAGAATCCGTCTGTCTGAGCTGAAAGAGGCAGAAATTAAACAGATTAAAGAAGCTCTGGAGATACatgaagaaaagaagcagaagaatgAGAAGTTTGCTGTAGAAATTCATGAAGcatacaaagaaaaagaagaaattgaaGGAGAGATGTGGTTGATGACTTTAATTAAAGGAGCAGTCTGCTGTACTGTCTGTGAGGAAAACTGTCACTATTCGGGGTGTACTAAACTCCCCAAAGACTGCGAGGTGATGAAAGATGGCCGCTGCACTGTTTGCTCTTTAAAATGTCCCGTAGCTACTCACGTGAAAGGAAAGTGGAGATATGTGACAAAAACGAGGAAAGTTCAGAGGAATATGGAAGACATAAGGAAAAgatcaaaaatacaaagacatttgaactttttagAAAGTATTAAGAGTGAAATCACAGACCTGAAAGCAGAGAAATCTAATTTGCTTGAAGAGAGCTTCCAACATGTTGTCAATCTGGAGCAGATTGCTCTCAAAGTTAATTCTGTGTCCACATTTGTCCACTTGGACTTCTTGATTGataagatgaaagaaaatggagACACAGAGAAGGCCCAAAAGCtagaggaaataaagaaaaagggagATGAAGGAACTGGTTCCATATTGAAGTACATAtggggtaaaataaaaataaagtga
- the LOC111609542 gene encoding septin-2-like: MERSNFSTKYKEVISKSLLIQQGFPAIYQLKLKKEETGPVTKVTFGKININKINKTILLVGESGAGKSTLINTMVNYAMGVKWEDKIWFQIVEEDGSSQSDSQTSDVIVYEIFGFEDKTMPFSLTIIDTPGFGDTRGFEYDTIVSHRLFDLFRSEDGVYEIHAVGLVMKATDNRVNDRLSYVLNSVMSLFGRNLENNIVALLTHSDGQRPRNAIEALEQTKIKCAKTEKNQPVYFLFDNCQNEDRTEEEDAEFLQMADKISDKGMRALTAFLHNTAPKRVMTTAQVLSERISLMASIQNLQARIQLTEQKEKEINKIQKALKKHSEEMRKNENFTVEITEVYKVKEPTKSKKVMRHSIFEKAMCCTVCEENCHYPGCTLVPSPQHCEVMKRGRCTVCTGKCPASAHVREAWRYVNKTRRVQWTMKAMEEKYMKNKADCEKKLSLLKHMEKDMKELSTQKSQLVDEAFRHVVRLEQIALKVDSVSTFLYLDFLIEKLKEKGDRAKVQKLEEMNSRQDDGTKLALQYVWGNITDTMQ, translated from the exons ATGGAAAGATC GAATTTCTCCACCAAATACAAGGAGGTCATCTCTAAAAGTCTTCTGATCCAACAAGGATTTCCTGCTATCTACCAGCTAAAGCTAAAAAAGGAGGAGACTGGACCTGTGACAAAAGTAACCTTCggtaaaataaacatcaacaagATAAACAAAACTATCTTACTTGTTGGAGAATCAGGGGCTGGAAAATCAACCCTGATCAACACTATGGTCAACTACGCCATGGGAGTCAAGTGGGAGGATAAAATCTGGTTTCAGATTGTAGAGGAGGACGGGAGCAGTCAGTCTGACAGTCAGACATCAGACGTGATCGTGTACgagatttttggttttgaagatAAAACTATGCCGTTCTCCCTGACCATCATCGATACTCCTGGATTTGGAGACACCAGAGGATTTGAATATGACACAATTGTTAGTCACAGATTGTTTGACTTGTTTCGATCAGAAGATGGAGTTTATGAGATTCATGCAGTGGGTTTGGTGATGAAGGCTACAGATAATCGTGTTAATGACAGATTATCGTATGTCCTGAACTCAGTGATGTCTCTTTTTGGAAGAAACCTAGAGAACAACATTGTTGCTCTTCTCACTCACTCAGATGGACAGAGACCCAGAAATGCCATTGAAGCccttgaacaaacaaaaattaaatgtgcCAAAACTGAAAAGAACCAGCCTGTTTACTTTCTGTTTGATAACTGCCAGAATGAAGAccgaacagaagaagaagacgcAGAATTCCTGCAAATGGCAGACAAAATTTCAGACAAAGGAATGAGAGCACTCACAGCATTCCTGCATAACACTGCACCTAAAAGAGTGATGACCACTGCTCAAGTTTTGAGTGAGCGCATCAGCCTGATGGCCTCTATCCAAAACCTCCAGGCCAGAATCCAACTGACtgaacagaaagagaaggaaattaataaaatccaaaaggCTCTAAAGAAACATTCAGAGGAGATGAGGAAGAATGAAAACTTCACTGTAGAAATTACAGAAGTCTACAAGGTGAAGGAACCtactaaaagtaaaaaggtgATGAGGCAtagtatttttgaaaaagctaTGTGCTGCACAGTCTGTGAGGAAAACTGTCACTATCCTGGATGTACACTTGTTCCGAGTCCACAACACTGCGAGGTCATGAAGAGGGGCCGCTGCACTGTCTGCACTGGGAAATGTCCCGCATCGGCTCATGTAAGAGAGGCCTGGAGATATGTCAACAAGACCAGGAGAGTTCAGTGGACTATGAAAGCTATGGAAGAGAAGTATATGAAGAACAAGGCAGATTGCGAGAAGAAGTTAAGCCTTTTAAAACATATGGAAAAGGACATGAAGGAACTTTCAACACAGAAGTCCCAACTTGTTGATGAAGCCTTCAGACACGTTGTTCGACTGGAGCAGATCGCCCTGAAGGTTGATTcagtttctacatttttgtaCTTGGACTTTCTGATTGAGAAGCTGAAAGAAAAGGGAGATAGAGCAAAGGTGCAGAAACTGGAGGAGATGAACAGCAGACAGGATGACGGAACTAAATTAGCACTGCAGTATGTGTGGGGTAACATAACAGACACAATGCAATGA
- the LOC111609543 gene encoding uncharacterized protein LOC111609543 has product MGVQFEDGVWFQIVDRQEGETPDVIIYEICSCEGKILPYSITIIDTPGYGSTKGIKQDDIVTGRMRKLFETENGFHIVHAVGLVMKATDNRLSDRLMYIFDSVMSLFGNDMEKNIVALMTHSNGRTPKNALQALEAANLRCAKNENNQPVYFLFNNQQNEDRTDEAEYFTRADRISEKGMREFTVFVEKVSPQKLKITTEVMNERIRLTACIQNLLDRIRLTEQKETEIKQIQEGLKMHEEEMGKEVTILVDEPYVTKEGIKGGQKWLIFYQGAVTCPVCKENCHKDGCTKTWFPEFCEVMRGGHCTVCSKKCPASVHVKQTWIYKNKTRRVEKRIPKRKHDCENKTKFEDQTRYLENLEKEKQQLLEEKSKLVDEAYQHVIRLEEIALKVDSVSINVHLDFLIEKTKEKGDTSKVQKLEELKRKVDEGTKAALRYKRVSQV; this is encoded by the coding sequence ATGGGAGTTCAGTTTGAGGATGGGGTCTGGTTTCAGATCGTAGATAGGCAAGAAGGTGAAACACCAGATGTGATCATATATGAGATCTGTAGTTGTGAAGGTAAAATTCTGCCCTATTCAATCACCATCATTGATACTCCTGGATATGGAAGCACCAAAGGAATCAAACAAGATGACATAGTCACTGGCAGGATGCGTAAATTGTTTGAGACAGAAAACGGTTTTCACATAGTTCATGCAGTAGGTCTGGTGATGAAGGCAACTGATAACAGACTAAGTGACAGATTGATGTACATCTTTGATTCGGTGATGTCTCTGTTTGGAAATGACATGGAGAAAAACATTGTGGCTCTCATGACTCACTCAAATGGAAGAACACCTAAAAATGCTCTTCAAGCTCTTGAAGCTGCAAACCTCAGAtgtgcaaaaaatgaaaacaatcaacCAGTTTATTTCTTGTTCAACAACCAGCAGAATGAAGATCGCACAGATGAAGCAGAGTACTTTACAAGAGCTGATAGAATATCAGAGAAAGGAATGCGAGAGTTTACGGTCTTTGTTGAAAAAGTTTCAcctcaaaaactgaaaataacaacAGAAGTGATGAATGAACGCATCAGACTGACAGCCTGCATCCAAAACCTGCTGGACAGAATCAGACTGACTGAACAGAAGGAGACAGAAATCAAACAGATTCAAGAAGGACTCAAGATGCATGAAGAAGAGATGGGAAAAGAGGTCACTATACTTGTTGATGAGCCCTATGTTACTAAAGAAGGTATCAAAGGTGGACAGAAGTGGCTAATCTTCTATCAAGGAGCTGTGACCTGTCCTGTCTGTAAGGAAAACTGTCACAAAGATGGATGCACCAAGACCTGGTTTCCTGAGTTCTGTGAGGTGATGAGAGGAGGCCACTGCACTGTTTGTTCCAAAAAGTGTCCTGCATCAGTTCATGTTAAACAAACATGgatatacaaaaacaaaacaaggagagTTGAGAAGAGAAtaccgaagaggaaacatgactgtgaaaataaaacaaagtttgaggACCAGACACGTTATCTGGAAAACCTTGAAAAGGAAAAGCAGCAACTTCTGgaagaaaaatccaaacttgTGGATGAGGCCTACCAACATGTCATTAGACTGGAGGAGATTGCTCTCAAAGTTGATTCAGTGTCTATTAATGTCCACTTGGACTTCCTGATTgagaagacaaaagaaaaaggagacaCAAGCAAAGTCCAGAAACTGGAGGAACTGAAGAGAAAAGTGGATGAAGGAACCAAAGCAGCACTAAGATACAAACGAGTTTCTCAAGTGTAG
- the LOC102228934 gene encoding uncharacterized protein LOC102228934, producing MDIGLISVGCPTVRRLKTKKQPFGTLTRVTVGEKDVKKINKTILLVGESGTGKSALINALVNYTMGVRFEDEVWFQVVEEEENGQTSDVIVYDIFNFKDKPLPYSLTIIDTPGCGSHRGMDRDVTVSQRLFDLFRSEDGVHEIHAVAMVMKATENQFSDSLSYIFESMIPLFGKGLQNITVALITHSDGTIPKVALQALKDAETPCVKDMNSQPIHFTFNNCQNESRTEETSLDLEKAWRVTEAGMSQFMFFLKKASPQQLQVKFGFKSQIRLAATIQNLEEKIKLNELKQKENRQLQEALKKLKQNKNENIIEVDEVCIEQESIGGEMSFLKSAVCCTVCKENCHYPGCTMALSPEECEVMHYSHCTVCTGKCPVSTHVKANWRYVAKTKKVQKTKEEYKKMYKKASKYKIKLLEILEKDIESLKSEKTQFIENSFKKVVSLDQTVLKVCSISTNISLDFLIEKMEEKGDSEKQQKLQEVDQQMDEGVKALLNCNNNSPQEIFPSRDLIRSGSPEVYQLKTKKKIFGTLTSLTVGTKNRNKPNKTILLVGETGAGKSTLINAMVNYAMGVTFEDKVWFQIVEDENRSQTESQTSDVIVYQLFGFEDKTLPFSLTIIDTPGYGDTRGIELDVIVSERLFELFRSENGIHELHAVGLVVKSSVNRLSDRLKYIFDSVMSLFGKDIEKNIVALVTHSNGRRPRDLLQALNAAKIKCARDEKEQPVYFLFNNCQHEERIEEEHHKNADKIAMGGLSGFTAFLEKTAPRKLDMTLDVLNERIRLSACIQNLQERIRLSELKEAEIKQIKEALEIHENNKTNEKVTVEFDETYKGKEAIEGDIWLMILVKGAVCCTICEENCHYPGCSSSRKPEDCEVMKDGRCTVCTLKCPASAHVKGKWRYVNKTKRVQRSLDEIKRKSKQEKGLNFLGNLEEDLKKLKAEKSQLLEEALQHIDNLGQIALKVNSVSTFVPYDFLIEKLDERGEANKIRKLEEMKNKEEEGTRTIVLSMWGKLKAATKKIQKGFK from the exons ATGGATAT TGGTTTGATCAGCGTAGGATGCCCTACAGTCCGCCGATTGAAAACTAAGAAACAGCCATTTGGAACGCTGACCAGAGTGACTGTAGGAGAAAAAGATGTgaagaagataaataaaaccatattaCTTGTTGGAGAATCTGGGACAGGAAAATCTGCTCTGATCAATGCTCTGGTTAATTACACCATGGGAGTGAGGTTTGAGGATGAAGTCTGGTTTCAGGttgtggaggaagaggagaatgGCCAAACATCAGATGTGATTGTGTATGAcatctttaattttaaagataaaccTCTGCCCTACTCTCTGACCATCATTGATACTCCTGGATGTGGAAGCCATAGAGGGATGGACCGTGATGTGACTGTAAGTCAGAGACTGTTTGACTTATTTCGATCAGAAGATGGAGTTCATGAGATCCATGCAGTGGCAATGGTGATGAAGGCTACTGAGAATCAGTTTAGTGATTCTCTGAGTTACATATTTGAGTCAATGATCCCTCTTTTTGGGAAAGGCCTTCAAAACATCACTGTGGCTCTGATCACACACTCAGATGGAACAATACCTAAGGTTGCTCTTCAAGCCCTTAAAGATGCAGAGACTCCATGTGTAAAAGACATGAACAGCCAGCCTATTCACTTTACATTCAATAACTGTCAGAATGAGTCTCGAACAGAGGAAACTAGCTTAGATCTGGAAAAAGCATGGAGAGTGACAGAGGCAGGGATGAGtcagttcatgttttttcttaaaaaggcTTCACCTCAGCAGCTGCAGGTGAAGTTTGGGTTTAAGTCACAAATCAGACTTGCAGCCACTATCCAAAATCTAGAGGAGAAAATCAAGCTAAATGaactgaagcagaaagaaaataggCAGCTTCAAGAAGCTCTGAAGAAactcaaacagaataaaaatgaaaacattatcGAAGTAGACGAAGTCTGCATTGAACAAGAATCTATTGGTGGTGAGATGTCCTTCTTAAAATCAGCTGTCTGCTGCACCGTCTGTAAGGAGAACTGCCACTATCCAGGATGTACGATGGCCCTGAGCCCTGAAGAGTGTGAGGTCATGCATTATAGCCACTGCACTGTTTGCACTGGTAAATGTCCTGTATCAACACATGTTAAAGCCAACTGGAGGTATGTGGCCAAGACAAAAAAGGTGCAGAAAACCAAAGAGGAATATAAAAAGATGTATAAGAAAGCATCAAAATATAAGATAAAGCTTCTTGAGATTCTGGAAAAGGATATTGAAAGTCTAAAATCAGAGAAGACACAATTCATAGAAAACTCCTTCAAAAAAGTTGTAAGCTTGGATCAGACTGTGCTTAAAGTTTGCTCCATTTCCACCAACATAAGTTTGGACTTCCTGATTGAGaagatggaagaaaaaggaGACTCAGAGAAGCAACAGAAACTGCAGGAGGTGGACCAGCAGATGGATGAAGGGGTCAAAGCCTTGCTCAACTGCAA CAACAACTCTCCACAAGAAATCTTTCCCAGCAGAGACCTGATTCGTTCTGGATCCCCTGAAGTCTACCAgctcaaaacaaagaaaaaaatctttggaaCCCTGACCAGCCTGACTGTAGGGACAAAAAACCGCAACAAGCCAAATAAAACCATCCTGCTTGTTGGTGAAACAGGAGCAGGGAAATCTACTCTGATAAACGCCATGGTCAACTACGCCATGGGAGTGACATTTGAAGATAAAGTCTGGTTTCAGATAGTAGAAGATGAGAACAGAAGTCAGACAGAAAGCCAGACATCAGATGTGATTGTGTACCAGCTCTTTGGTTTTGAAGATAAAACTCTGCCCTTCTCTCTGACCATCATTGATACTCCTGGATATGGAGACACTAGAGGGATTGAACTTGATGTCATTGTCAGTGAAAGATTATTTGAATTGTTTCGATCAGAAAATGGTATTCACGAACTTCATGCGGTGGGTCTGGTGGTGAAGTCGAGCGTGAATCGTCTGAGTGACCGACTGAAGTACATCTTTGATTCAGTGATGTCTCTTTTTGGAAAAGACATTGAGAAAAACATAGTAGCTCTGGTCACTCACTCCAATGGAAGAAGACCAAGGGACTTGCTTCAAGCTCTCAATGCTGCCAAGATTAAATGTGCCAGAGATGAGAAGGAGCAACCTGTTTACTTCCTTTTCAATAACTGCCAACACGAAGAACGAATAGAGGAAGAGCATCATAAAAATGCTGATAAAATAGCAATGGGAGGTCTGAGTGGCTTTACTGCCTTTCTGGAAAAAACTGCACCCCGAAAACTAGACATGACTTTAGATGTTCTCAATGAACGGATCAGATTGTCCGCCTGCATCCAGAACCTGCAGGAAAGAATCCGTCTGTCTGAGCTGAAAGAGGCAGAAATTAAACAGATTAAAGAAGCTCTGGAGATacatgaaaataacaaaactaatgAGAAGGTCACTGTAGAATTTGATGAAACCTACAAAGGCAAAGAAGCCATCGAAGGAGACATTTGGCTGATGATTTTAGTAAAAGGGGCAGTATGTTGTACGATCTGTGAGGAGAACTGTCACTATCCTGGATGTTCAAGCTCTAGAAAGCCCGAGGACTGTGAGGTGATGAAAGATGGCCGGTGCACTGTGTGTACTTTAAAGTGTCCTGCATCTGCTCATGTGAAAGGGAAGTGGAGATATGTTAACAAGACAAAAAGGGTTCAGAGAAGCCTGGAtgagattaaaagaaaatcaaaacaagaaaaaggttTGAATTTTTTGGGTAATCTTGAGGAAGACTTGAAAAAGCTGAAGGCAGAAAAGTCGCAGCTGCTGGAAGAAGCTCTCCAACATATTGACAATTTGGGGCAGATTGCTTTGAAAGTTAATTCAGTGTCCACATTTGTCCCATATGACTTTTTGATTGAAAAGCTGGATGAAAGAGGAGAAGCCAATAAAATTCGGAAACTGGAggagatgaaaaacaaagaggaagaaggaacCAGAACAATCGTTCTGTCTATGTGGGGTAAATTGAAAGCAGCTaccaaaaaaattcaaaagggCTTCAAGTAG